In Rhizobium sp. BG4, the genomic stretch CTCATCGGGTCGAAGCCGAAATGCTCCTTCACCTTGGCGATCTTCGAGCGGATCAGCGGGATCTCGGACGCCCAGGACGTATAGGCCGTCGATGTGAAGAGGCCGACGATGCGGAGTTCGCCGGTGACGTTGCCATCCTTGTCGAAACGCTTGACGCCGACATAGTCCATATAGGCGCGGCGGTGGACCACAGATTTGACGTTGGCCTTGGTGACGATCAGGAAATCCGGGCCGTCGAGGAAGGCGAGGATCTCGGGCGTCGTCGTCACCGCATCCTTGCCCGTGCGCAGGACGAGAACGTCGGGATTGGAGAGAATACCGAGGCCGGTGCCCTTGTCGCGCTCCACCTTGGCGCCGGCGCCCTTGCCGGAATAGACGTATTCGCGCATGCCGAGGAAGGTGAAGTTCTCATCGCGCAGCCAGGTCAGGAAGGCGAGTGCTTCGTCGCGGTCTGCCTTCTTGCGGCTGGAGCCATATTCACGCAGCTCGTCGATCGCCGTATCGAGCTTGGAGAGCATCGGCTTCCAGTCGGAGACCGCCTGGTCGACCTGCTCCAGCACCGTCTTGATGCGCTTCTGCAGATCGGCGGCCTGGGCCGATGTCAGCGGCGAAATATGGATCTGGATATGGCTGACGCGCTTCGCCGGATCGCTCGGCTCGTCGGCAGAGTAGAGCTCGGGAGCCTTGCCGTCTTCGAGGACCAGAATGGGGTGAACCGCCATGAAGAGATCGCGGTAGGTGCTGGTCACCTCGCCCATCACGGACTCGTAGAGGAAGGGCATGTTGTGGTCGGTGATCGTCAGAACCGATACGGCAATGCCCGCGGGCTCGACATCCGCGATGGTGTCGATGCTGACGCGCGGCGTCTTGCCGTTCCAGGCCTGTAATTCGCGGGCGGAATGGACCGCCGACAGCGCGAGCATCTCCGGGGTGTAGCGGTCGAGATCGTCGCCGCTGGCGCGGCCGAAGAGAATTTCGGGCTCAAGAAATTTGTCGCCGGTCGCGGCCGCGATCTTCTTGGCGCTCTCGATCTGCTTTTCACGTTTCGGATTTTGTCTTACGGCCATTTCAGATGCTCCCCCCGAGTCGTTCGGTTTTGGGCAAAATATCAGAAGAGTTATCGAAAAAATCTCTAAAAGAGGCGGTTTGACGGCAGCTTTCGTTCATTTTCGCCCCTGTTTGGATCACTTTCCGGAAGAATTGACGCTTATCTCGCAGAGCTAAAATAAGTCGTCTCCGGTTTTCGCCGTCCGCTTCGCGACCTTTCCACGCAGAGATGAAGAACGGTTGACAGCTGTGGCGCAAAAAGGGGATCAACGGCGCATCGGGTTCAGGACCATCATCATGCCAGAAAATACCGCTGCCGGAACGGTTATCGTCATCTCCAGTCACGTCGTTCGCGGTTCGGTCGGCAATCGCGCCGCCGTCTTCGCGCTGGAAACGCTCGGACATCAGGTCTGGGCGCTTCCGACGGTGGTTTTGCCCTGGCATCCCGGGCATGGCCGCTCGACACGGCTGACCTTTGCCGAAGCCGACTTCGATGCGGCGATCGATGACCTGATCCGCGCGCCCTGGGTGGGCGAGGTGAAGGCGGTGCTGTCAGGCTATTTCGGCAATGCGGCGCAGGCCAAGTCGGTGGCCCGGCTGGTGAGCTCGTTGCGGCAGGACAATCCGGATCTTCTTTATGTCTGCGACCCCGTCATGGGCGATCTCGGCGGGCTCTATGTGCCGCAGGCGACGGCCGAGGCGATCCGCGATCACCTGATCCCGCTTGCCTCGCTCGCCACACCCAACCGCTACGAGCTCGCCTGGATGGCCGGCGCGCCGCTCGATGACAACAATGCCGTCATGGAGGCGGCCCTGTCGCTTGGCCCGTCGCGCATGCTGGTCACCTCGGCTGTTCCGATGATGAGCGGCGGGATCGGCAATCTCTATCTTTCCGGACGCCACGCGCTGCTTGCCGAGCATAGGGCGATCGACAATCCGCCGAATGGGCTCGGAGATCTCCTGGCCGCTCTCTTCATGTCACGGTTGCTCTCGGGCATGGATGACGAGAAAGCGCTGCAGCTGGCGACGGCCAGCGTCTATGAAGTGCTTGCCCGTGCCGTCAAACGCGGAAGCGACGAATTGACGCTTGCGAGCGATGCTTCGAGCCTCGCCACGCCGATGGCCATGGTACAGATGCGCCGCCTCATGCATCCGGCGCAGCGGCGCAAGCAATAGCAACGACTCATTTTGCACTGCAGCAGTTGATCTTGCCCGCGCCAAGCGTTAATCGAAATGTCATGCAGCGTTTTCCTGGATCACTTCTCGACGGTTATCGCAACTTCATGAGCGGGCGCTATGCCGATGCGCGCGACCGCTACAAGACGCTTGCGGAAAACGGGCAGAGCCCGACCACGCTTGTCATCGCCTGCTGCGACTCCCGCGCGGCTCCGGAGTTGATCTTCGATGCCGGCCCGGGCGAGCTCTTCGTCATCCGGAACGTCGCCAATCTCGTGCCGCCCTATGAGCCGGACGGGCATTTCCATGCGACTTCGGCTGCTCTCGAATTTGCCGTACAGGCGCTCAAGGTCACCGATATCGTCGTCATGGGCCATGGCCGTTGCGGCGGTATCCGCGCTGCACTCGATCCGAGCTCAGAACCGCTTTCGCCGGGCGATTTCATCGGCCGCTGGATGTCGCTCGTCAAGGATGCCGCCGAGCAGATCGGCAGCAACGACGTCATGACCCAGACCGAGCGCCAGACGGCGCTCGAGCGTGTCTCGATCCGCAACTCGATCAACAATCTCAGGACCTTCCCCGAGGTCAAGGCGCTGGAAAAAGAGGGCAAGATCGCCCTTCACGGCGCCTGGTTCGACATCTCGACCGGCGAATTGTGGGTCATGGACGCCGAAACGCGCGATTTCATCCGCCCCGACGTATAGGCCTTCGCATATAGGTTTATGGGTTCTTTAGGGAATCCCGCTAGAATTTCATCGAAACACGTCTTCAACCTGCGGATTGCGGCGGCTTTCGATGAAGTTCGAAACGACCAACAAGATCATTCTCGCGGCTATCCTGCTGCCTTTCATCTTCATGATCGCCGAAGGCGTTCTGGTCGTACGCACGTCGTTCCGCCAGTATGTTTCGCTGGAAAAAGACTATCGTTTCGCTGATGTTCTGGCGCGCGGTGGCTCGATCGCGGCGAACGAGATCCTCGGCGAGACCGTTGCGACCAGGCAGTATCTCACCCATCCCGGTACCGACAATGCGGTCAGCATGCAGCAGAGCCGCGCGCGGCTCGATGAGGAGCGCCGGAAATTCCAGATGAGCCTGCCCTCGGCAGGCATGCTGGATGGCAATCTCCAGAACGAACTCTCCGATCTCGCACTTGCCTATAGCCGTATCATTTCGATCCGCGCCGCTGTCGACCGCGGATACTATGCCGGGGGCGATCCGGGCTATGTCTATTGGCAGGCAGCGCTGAAGCAGCTTGATGTCGTCGATGCGCTATCGCCGCTGATCCAGGATCCCGTCCTGCTGGAAAAATCGAACGAGCTGATGGGTATCCTGCTGAGCTATTACGGTGAGCGGCTGCTGACATTCATCGGCACGCGTCACCTGAGCGAGCACGGCTATTCGCTGCGCTCCAGCGACCTCTATGTGCAGGGCAAGATGATGCAGGCCGAGGGTATGGACCATATGGTCTTCCACTCGACGTCCCCGCTCGTCACGTCGATCACCGATTACATGAAACTGCCGCAGCAGGTTCGTGCCGACGCGGTGACCGATGCGATCCTGACCCGCGAAGCGCGGCCTCCGCTGGAGGTCCGCAACGATTGGGCGGCGGCGCAGGCTGACCGCATTGCTTTCCTCAAGGAGAAGATCACCGAGGCGACTGCGGACATCCATCGCACCGGCGAAACGCTGGCGCAGCGCTCGCATCTGCATGTGATGCTGGTTTTTGTGCTCTGCGGCGGCTTGCTGCTGCTTGCTGGCGTTGTCGCGACATTGGCGACCAAGGGTCTCGGGATGATCTCGCGGCTGACACGGGAGCGTGAGGTTTTGGTCGGTGAGCTTCGCAGTGCGGCGCAGACGGATCTTCTGACCGGGCTTTATAACCGCCGCGGCTTCGAGGCGGCTGCAGCCGCCCTCTTCGAGCAGGCCAAAAGCGGGTCACGATGGATCTCGGTGGTGCTCTTCGATCTCGATCATTTCAAGAAGATCAACGATATCCATGGTCATGACGTCGGCGATATCGTGCTGCGCCACGTTGCGGCTGTCGCCAAGCATAATTTCCGCCAGTTCGATCTGCTGGTGCGCCATGGCGGGGAAGAGTTTCTTGCGCTGCTGCCCGATGTGACGCCGGATGAGGCGGCGGCCGTTGCCGAAGCCGTGCGTGAGGCGATAGAGCGTGCAGTCATCATATTGCCGGGCGGAGAAAGCCTGGTGGTAACCGCGAGCTTCGGCTGCGCCGGTCGCACGCAAGCCGGCGGTGGTCATCATTTCGAAGATCTGGTCAAGCGGGCGGATATGGCGCTCTATGCCGCCAAGGCTTCCGGACGCAATTGCGTCGTGGCGGGCTCACTGGTGCCGCAACCGATGGCACGAGCCGAAGCCAAATGAGAAAGGCGCCCATGAGGCGCCTTTCGATTTCGTCTGCAATCAATCTGTCGCCGCGGCTTATTGGCCGTCGATCTGCTGACCGATATAGGCGATTGCCTGCTGGTAGACCGTTGCTGCATTCCAACCCTGGATGGCGACGAAGTTCGGCTCGCCCGGCTGGTAGCCTGCGCCGGCGCGCCAGCCGTGACCCTTTAGGAAGTTTGCGGTCGATGCGAGAGCGTCGGCGCGCGAGCCGACCATGTCGACGCGGCCATCGCCATCGCCATCGGCGCCGAAGCGGACGACATTGCGCGGCAGGAACTGCGTCTGGCCGATTTCGCCGTGCGCCGCGCCACGCGCCTGCGGGCTCAGATAGCCTTCGGAGACGAGCTGAAGGGCAGCGTAGAGCTGGTCGGTGAAATAGTCGGAGCGGCGGCAGTCATAGGCCAGCGTCGAGACCGCAGACATGGTGTGCTGCGTGCCCATATAGCTGCCGAAGCCGGTTTCCATGCCCCAGATTGCGATCAGCGGGCCGGCGGGGACGCCGTAACGGCGCTCGATCGAGGTGAAGAGCGCCTGGTTGGAGCGCTTCATGCCCTTGCCGCGGGAGATGATTGCTGCGCCGCCGCGCTTCTGCATGAAGGCGTCGAAGGAGAGCTTGAAGCTCTTCTGGCCGCGGTCGGCGGCAATTGTCGGGCGATTGTAGGCGACGTTGGCGAAGGCGCGGTTGAGAACCGACTGGCTGACGCCCTGCGCTGCAGCTTCCTGCTTGAACTGCTGCACCCAGGCATCGAAGCCGGCGCCGTTGTTGCCGCATTGCGCAGCATTGGCCGCTGCCGGAACTACATGGAAAGCGCCCACCGCCGCGATGGCCGCCACCAAGAACTTTGTCATGCGCATGAGAAACCCCGATCTCGATCTGCAGTCGCTGGAATGCCGGGCAGAATGCCAGCCGGGGGTGATTTTGTCACGATCACCTTTTAGCGAGATTGGCGGTCTGCCGCGCGATTGCCGTCTGCCTGCTTAAGGAAAGCCCCGCAAGTCTGACGACATGCGGGGCTGATAGCAAGCTATGGTTAATATTCGGTATCAGGCAGCCTGCTTGCGCGGCTTGACGAGGCCGCGGTTGACCAGCAGTTCGGCGATCTGAATGGCGTTCAGAGCGGCGCCCTTGCGCAGGTTGTCGGAAACGACCCACATGTTGAGACCGTTCTCGACAGTCGCATCTTCGCGGATGCGCGAGATGTAGGTCGCGTCTTCGCCGGCGGATTCGTAAGGCGTGATGTAGCCGCCGTTTTCATGCTTGTCGATGACCTGGCAGCCTGGGGCGTCGCGCAGGATATCGCGGGCCTGGTCGGCAGTAATCTCGTTTTCGAACTCGATGTTGACCGATTCCGAATGACCGATGAAGACGGGGACGCGAACCGCGGTGCAGGTCACCTTGATCTTCGGGTCGAGCATCTTCTTGGTCTCGGCCAGAACCTTCCACTCTTCCTTCGTGTAGCCGTCTTCCATGAACACGTCGATGTGCGGGATGACGTTGAAGGCGATGCGCTTGGTGAACTTCTTGTTCTCGATCGGATCGGCAACGAAGACGGCACGCGTCTGGTTGAAGAGCTCGTCCATGCCGTCCTTGCCGGCGCCGGAAACCGACTGGTAGGTCGAGACGACCACGCGCTTGATCTTGGCAGCGTCATGCAGCGGCTTCAGGGCCACGACGAGCTGGGCGGTCGAGCAATTCGGGTTGGCAATGATGTTCTTCTTGGTGAAGAGCGAGATGGCGTCGGGGTTCACTTCCGGCACGATCAGCGGCACTTCGGCGTCGTAGCGCCAGGCCGAGGAGTTGTCGATGACGACGCAGCCCTGCTGGCCAATCTTCGGCGACCACTTCTTCGAGACGTCGCCGCCGGCGGACATCAGGCAGATGTCGGTGTCGGAGAAATCGTAGTTTTCGAGGTTGGAAACCTTGAGCGTGCGGTCGCCGTAGGAAACTTCCGTGCCCTGGGAGCGGGCGGAAGCGAGCGCCACGACTTCATCGGCGGGGAAGCCGCGTTCGGAAAGAATGTTGAGCATTTCCCGGCCGACGTTTCCGGTTGCTCCCGCGATTGCTACTTTGAAACCCATTTTAAGCTCTCTTTCTCTTCTCTCCTCTTGTCCGGTGAGGGGGAAGGCGCGAAATCCTCGCGGCTTCCTGTCCCCAGCCGGGCCGGGGAGAGAGCGGCAGGCCAGAGACGTCAGACGGTTTTCGTCGTCGTTTTGGCCTTGGTTTTGGAAGAAACCGGAACGGCAATATCCATCCCGGCACTCAGTGCCCGGTCATTGCATGCAGCAACGGCGTGTTCGCGGCGAACCATGGATAATTCCTTTTCCGCCGTTGCTCTTAAAAGGTTTTCCACAGGAGTCAAGGTTTTTGCGCTGGCCCAACGGCCTCCCGGCGGCTGCGGCAGATTGTCATAGCGATGTCATCGACATGTCATCCCCGGCGGCTATCCCCGGCCCGTTGTTTATTGACTGCAACGAAAACGGGGGTTTTCCATGCGTATGATTTTTGCCGCTCTGGCGGCCACGACGATTCTTGCCGGTGCCGCACAGGCGGCCACCGTCTATCCGCTTGACCGTGCGACGATTCTCGCCGGCTCGCCGTTCGATTTCAAGGTCGAGCTCGGCACGCAGGTCAAGGCGGAAGACATCAAGATCACGGTCAATGGTCAGGACTACAAGACGGTTCTCGGGGCGAGGCCAAGTTTGTAGAACTGGAAAAGGGTAAGGAAGACAAGGCACTCGGTTCTGCCATCATCCTGCGCGGCCTGACGATCGCCGCGCCCGGCGAGTACAAGGTCGAGGTTTCGGCCGGTGAGGAGAAGAAGTCGGTCACCTGGAACGTCTACGGCACCGGCAGTGCGCCGAAGGCCAAGAACGTCATCTTCCTGATCGGCGATGGTCTTTCCGTTGCGCATCGCACTGCTGCCCGCATCATGTCCAAGGGCATGACCGAAGGTAAAGCCAATGGCCGCCTGAACATGGACGATCTCGACCGTATGGCCTTCATCGGCACCTCGGCGACGGATTCGATCACGACGGACAGCGCCAACACGATGTCGGCCTACATGAGCGGCCATAAGGGCGCCATCAACTCGCTCGGCGTTTATGCCGATCGTACGCCCGATACGCTCGACGACCCGCGCGTCGAAACGCTCGGCGAAGCCCTGCGCCGCCAGACCGCCAAGTCGATCGGCATCGTCACCACTTCGGAGCTCCAGGACGCCACGCCGGCTGCCGTCGTCTCCCATACCCGCCGCCGCGACGACAAGGCTGAAATCACCGGCATGCTGTTCGACGTGAAGCCGGATGTCGTTCTCGGTGGTGGCTCGGCCTACTTCCTGCCGCAGGCAACCGCGGGCTCGAAGCGCAAGGACGACAAGGACTACGTCAAGATGTTCCAGGACGCCGGCTACAAGCTTGCGACCGACAAGACGGAACTGTCGGCAGCTGCCGGCGCCAGCGACGGCAAGATCCTCGGCCTGTTCCACACCGGCAACATGGATACGACGCTGGACCGTGAATTCCTGAAGAAGGGCACTGTCGGCAAGTTCCCGGCACAGCCGGGTCTCGTCGAGATGACCAAGGTTGCTCTCGATACGCTGTCGAAGAACCAAGAAGGTTTCTTTCTGGTCGTCGAAGCCGCGAACATCGACAAGATGACCCATCCGCTCGACAACGAGCGCGCTGTCGTCGACACGATCGAGTTCGACAAGGCAATCGGCGTTGCCAAGGAGTTTGCTGCCAGCAACCCGGATACGATGATCGTCGTCACCGGCGACCATACGCACGGCATCACCATCGTCGGCACGGTTGACGACACCGTTGAAGGCACCGACATGCGCGAGAAGGTCGCTGGTCGCGGCTTTACCAACTATGTCGACGCAAACAACGACGGCTATCCTGACAATATCGACGTTTCCAAGCGTCTCGCGATGTTCGTATCGAACTATCCGGATCACTACGAAACCTTCCGTCCGAAGCTCGACAATCCGTTCACTCCGGCGGTTCAGAACGAGAAGAAGGATTTCGTCGCGAACGAAGCCTACAAGGATGTCCCCGGTGCCGTCTTCGTTCAGGGCAACCTGCCGAAGAGCCAGGCTTCCGGCGCTCACACCGTCGACGACGTGGTGCTGCAGGCAACCGGTCCCGGCGCCGAAGGCTTCAAGGGCTATATGGAACAGAGCGACGTCTACCGCGTGCTGGCAGATGCCTTCGCGCTCGGCGCGAAGCAAACCAACTGATTCCATCGGGGATAGTGTCCCCTCTCTTCGCCAAGCACGTTCCCGGCTGTCACGGCCGGGAACCCATTTGATGGAGATCGGCATGAACATGAAAAAGCCTGTGGTTCCGCTTCTCAACCGGCGCGCATTCATGGCCGCTGCCGGACTGCTGCCCTTTGCGGCGTCGATGTCGCGCGCGGCGGATACAGCGCTCAGCTTCGATGAGCTTTATGGCAAATTCGGTGTGCTCGGCCTGGAATTCTCGAACAAGGTCAAGACACTGGCAGGCCAGGAGATTTCGATGCGCGGCTTCATGGCGCCGCCGCTGAAGGCCGAGGCTGCGTTCTTCGTGCTGACCGAAATTCCGATGTCGCTCTGCCCGTTCTGCTCATCCGACGCGGACTGGCCCGACAATATCGTTGTCGTCTATCTCGACGAGAAGCAGACATTTGTGCAGCCGAGCCAGACGATCGAAGTCCGCGGCGTGCTGGAATACGGTTCCTGGAAAGATCCGGAAACCGGGTTTGTGAGCCTCCTGCGCCTGCGGCAGGCCGAGTATTCGATCGCCTGATGCTGGCTCTCGAGATCAACGATCTGTCCGTGGTCTTTCCGGGCTTGAGCGCGCCTGCGCTTGAGATCGGACGGTTGTCTCTTGCGGCCGGAAGCCGGGTAGCGATTACCGGTGCCTCGGGCTCCGGCAAAAGCACCTTCGTCAATATCGTCACCGGGCTTGAGCGCGCCGGAAGCGGATCCGTCCGCTGGAATGGCGAGGATATCTGCCGCCTCTCCGAGGGCCGCCGCGACCGTTTCAGGGCAACGAATATTGGCCTCGTGATGCAGGACTTTCATCTTTTCCCGGGCATTTCGGCAGTCGAGAATGTTCTCCTGCCGGCGCGCCTGTCGGGCGTTGCCGATGCAGCGCTTATTGCCCGGGCTCACGAATTGCTGGCGCGCACCGGCCTGTCGCGCCTAGGTCAGAAAATCGAGACGATGTCGCGCGGCGAGATGCAGCGTGTGGCGATTGCGCGTGCCCTGCTGCGCAAGCCCGGCGTCATTGTGGCCGACGAGCCGACGGCGAGCCTCGATGCCGAAACCGGGCACATTATCGGCGATCTGCTGCTCGATCTTGCGATCGCCGAAGGCGGCACGCTGATCGTCATCTCGCATGATACGCGCCTTTCAGACCGGATGGATCGCCGCCTCCTGCTGCGCTCCGGACGGATCGCCGACGACACCCTGATGGACGAGGCTGCGGCATGATCCGTTTCATTCTGGCCGACCTCCGGCGCCTGTGGGCCGGTTCGCTCGTCGTCGTGCTGCTCGTGGCGCTGGCAACGGCGCTCGGCGTCAGCGTCATCCTGCAGGAGCGCGCGCTACGTCTCGGCAGTGCCCGGGCGGCCGATAAGTTCGATCTCGTTATCGGCGCCGGCGGCAGCGAGACGCAGCTGGTGCTGTCGTCCATCTTCTTGCAACCGTCACCCCTGCCGCTGATGCCGGGTGAGGTGCTTGCCAAGCTTGCCGCAGACCCGCGCGTCGCCTGGCTGTCGCCCGTTGGTTTTGGCGATTCCTTTTCCGGCTATCCCGTCGTTGGCACGAGCACCGCGCTGCCTGCGGATCTCTCGGGCGGGTTCAGCGAAGGTCAGGGTTTTGCTGCCGAAGCCGAGGCGGTGGTCGGCGCGGCTGTCACGCTGCCGCTTGGGTCCGAGATAAAGCCGATGCATGGCACCGCCGAAACCGGCGGCCACACGCATACCGAAATCGTCTATCGCGTT encodes the following:
- a CDS encoding carbonic anhydrase; protein product: MQRFPGSLLDGYRNFMSGRYADARDRYKTLAENGQSPTTLVIACCDSRAAPELIFDAGPGELFVIRNVANLVPPYEPDGHFHATSAALEFAVQALKVTDIVVMGHGRCGGIRAALDPSSEPLSPGDFIGRWMSLVKDAAEQIGSNDVMTQTERQTALERVSIRNSINNLRTFPEVKALEKEGKIALHGAWFDISTGELWVMDAETRDFIRPDV
- a CDS encoding GGDEF domain-containing protein, translated to MKFETTNKIILAAILLPFIFMIAEGVLVVRTSFRQYVSLEKDYRFADVLARGGSIAANEILGETVATRQYLTHPGTDNAVSMQQSRARLDEERRKFQMSLPSAGMLDGNLQNELSDLALAYSRIISIRAAVDRGYYAGGDPGYVYWQAALKQLDVVDALSPLIQDPVLLEKSNELMGILLSYYGERLLTFIGTRHLSEHGYSLRSSDLYVQGKMMQAEGMDHMVFHSTSPLVTSITDYMKLPQQVRADAVTDAILTREARPPLEVRNDWAAAQADRIAFLKEKITEATADIHRTGETLAQRSHLHVMLVFVLCGGLLLLAGVVATLATKGLGMISRLTREREVLVGELRSAAQTDLLTGLYNRRGFEAAAAALFEQAKSGSRWISVVLFDLDHFKKINDIHGHDVGDIVLRHVAAVAKHNFRQFDLLVRHGGEEFLALLPDVTPDEAAAVAEAVREAIERAVIILPGGESLVVTASFGCAGRTQAGGGHHFEDLVKRADMALYAAKASGRNCVVAGSLVPQPMARAEAK
- a CDS encoding aspartate-semialdehyde dehydrogenase: MGFKVAIAGATGNVGREMLNILSERGFPADEVVALASARSQGTEVSYGDRTLKVSNLENYDFSDTDICLMSAGGDVSKKWSPKIGQQGCVVIDNSSAWRYDAEVPLIVPEVNPDAISLFTKKNIIANPNCSTAQLVVALKPLHDAAKIKRVVVSTYQSVSGAGKDGMDELFNQTRAVFVADPIENKKFTKRIAFNVIPHIDVFMEDGYTKEEWKVLAETKKMLDPKIKVTCTAVRVPVFIGHSESVNIEFENEITADQARDILRDAPGCQVIDKHENGGYITPYESAGEDATYISRIREDATVENGLNMWVVSDNLRKGAALNAIQIAELLVNRGLVKPRKQAA
- the pdxY gene encoding pyridoxal kinase PdxY; its protein translation is MPENTAAGTVIVISSHVVRGSVGNRAAVFALETLGHQVWALPTVVLPWHPGHGRSTRLTFAEADFDAAIDDLIRAPWVGEVKAVLSGYFGNAAQAKSVARLVSSLRQDNPDLLYVCDPVMGDLGGLYVPQATAEAIRDHLIPLASLATPNRYELAWMAGAPLDDNNAVMEAALSLGPSRMLVTSAVPMMSGGIGNLYLSGRHALLAEHRAIDNPPNGLGDLLAALFMSRLLSGMDDEKALQLATASVYEVLARAVKRGSDELTLASDASSLATPMAMVQMRRLMHPAQRRKQ
- a CDS encoding ABC transporter ATP-binding protein yields the protein MLALEINDLSVVFPGLSAPALEIGRLSLAAGSRVAITGASGSGKSTFVNIVTGLERAGSGSVRWNGEDICRLSEGRRDRFRATNIGLVMQDFHLFPGISAVENVLLPARLSGVADAALIARAHELLARTGLSRLGQKIETMSRGEMQRVAIARALLRKPGVIVADEPTASLDAETGHIIGDLLLDLAIAEGGTLIVISHDTRLSDRMDRRLLLRSGRIADDTLMDEAAA
- a CDS encoding lytic transglycosylase domain-containing protein; this encodes MRMTKFLVAAIAAVGAFHVVPAAANAAQCGNNGAGFDAWVQQFKQEAAAQGVSQSVLNRAFANVAYNRPTIAADRGQKSFKLSFDAFMQKRGGAAIISRGKGMKRSNQALFTSIERRYGVPAGPLIAIWGMETGFGSYMGTQHTMSAVSTLAYDCRRSDYFTDQLYAALQLVSEGYLSPQARGAAHGEIGQTQFLPRNVVRFGADGDGDGRVDMVGSRADALASTANFLKGHGWRAGAGYQPGEPNFVAIQGWNAATVYQQAIAYIGQQIDGQ